GGACGGCATGATTATACTGTCCCTTCGCCGGTGGCGGCCCAGTGGTTCGGACAGGTTGAAGCACCCTCAAAGAGGCTCGTCTGGCTCGAACATTCGGCGCATATGCCGATGGTCGAGGAGCCGGGTCATTTCTTCGCCGCGCTGCTCCGCGACGTGCTGCCGCTGACGAAGGACCGGAAATGACTGCCTATCTCGCGCCGATCGGCCTGCTGTTCGTATCGAACATCTTCATGACATTTGCTTGGTACGGCCAGCTTGGCGCCGTGTCGCGGCCCGTCTGGCTGGCGGTGCTGATCGCATGGGGAATCGCCTTTTTCGAATATTGTCTTGTCATCCCCGCGAACCGCATAGGCTATGGCGTTTACAGCGCCGCCGAACTCAAGACCTTGCAGGAAGTGATTACACTGGTCATATTCGCTGGGTTCGCGGTCTTCTGGCTCGGTGAGAAGCTGACCCTGAACCATCTCGTCGGCTTCGGTCTGATCGCGGCGGGTGCGTTCTTCATCTTCAAGGGACCGATTGCGGTCTGACAGGAAACACAAGCGACATGGAAACCCGTGCCGGCGATCCCGGAGCCTTTGCCCGCTTCGACCTGACCCGAGTCCCCTCTCCCGCATTCATCGTCGATGCCGCAAAGGTGCGCGCCAACCTCGCGTTGCTGCGCCATATCGGCGACGCGTCGGGTGCGCGCGTACTGGCGGCGCTCAAGGCGTTCTCGATGTGGTCCCTGGGGCCGACCGTCATCGAATATCTCGACGGCGTATGTGCTTCCGGCATCTATGAAGCGAAGCTCGGGCGCGGCGAATATGGCGGCGAAGTCGCAACCTATTGCGCGGGCTACAAGGAAGCTGACCTGCCCGAGATCGCGGCGCTGTCCGACCATCTGATCTTCAACTCGCCGGGGCAGATCTCACGCTTCCGCCCATTGCTCGATGAATTGCGGGCGAACGGCGAAACATTCGACATCGGCCTACGCATCAATCCGATGCACAGCGAAGGCGAGGTCGCGAAATATGATCCTGCGGCGCCGTGCAGCCGCCTCGGCTTCCCGATCAGCCAGCTTCTTCCCGAACATATGGAGGGCGTCGACGGCATCCATATGCACAGTCTGTGCGAACAGGATTTCCCGCCGCTGCAGCGCACGTGGAACGCGGTGCAACCGATGCTGCGCCCCTTCTTCAGCCAGCTCAAATGGATCAATTTCGGCGGCGGCCACCATGTCACGCGGGCCGATTATCAGGTCGATGATCTGATCGCCTTCCTGAAGCAGGTGCGTGCATCGACCAACTGCGATGTGATGATCGAGCCCGGCGAGGCCATCGCGCTGGACGCCGGCATCCTCGTCGGCGAGATACTCGACCTGTTCGACAATGGTATGCAGATCGGTATCACCGACATTTCGGCAACCTGCCACATGCCCGACGTCATCGAGGCGCCCTACCGCCCCGCGATGCTCGATGAGGGCGACGAGGGCATGCCGGTCCGGCTCGGGGGCCCATCATGCCTGGCGGGCGACGTCATTGGCGATTACCGCCTTCCCGGCGGCGCGCGCATCGGGCAACGTTTCGCATTCCTCGACCAGGCGCATTATTCGATGGTCAAAACCAACACCTTCAACGGCGTGCCGCTACCGTCGATCTGGCTGTGGGACAGCGAGAGTGACGCACTCAAGCTGATCCGCGAGTTCGGTTATGAGGACTTCAAGACGCGGCTCGGATAAGGTCGCGTCAGAAGTGCGAAGCGTTGAAAATCAACGCGACCGCCCGGCCCCGCGCATCGGTGGCGGCGAGCGAATTCCAGATGTCTTCGCATTCGAACCCGCATTGGATGTCGCGATTTTCGTGGCGTGCGGTAATCTTGTAGCGCCCTGCCGGCGCCTGTCGGCACGCATTCGCGGCCCGCGCCTTGCCGAACGCCTGATTCTGGACCGCCTTATTCCCCTTCGTGGGGATCGCCCGAACGGCGGCACGCGCACCATCGACAGTCGCGCATAGATAGAGCGTGCTCATCGTTGCCGGATCGTAGTTGATCAGACCATTGGGCGCGAATTCGGACAACCAGCGCTCGAAATCGGTGCGGGGATGCTTGTTGTTTCCCATTTCATCGACGATCCCGACGACCCGAACGCCCTTGGCGTTCGCGCCGCGATAGATAAGATAGGTTTCGCTAGCTGAGGCGAGCTTCAGCGTCCGCCGCGCCACCGCCTGCTGGATCGTGATCACCGACGTCGCATCGGAGCTGTCCTGCGAGCAGCCGGTCGCCGCCAGGCCCTGAAAGAACAGGCTGGTGTCGATCGTATGATTCCGCGGCGCGGGCTGCACGCCATAATAAGTACCCAACATCTGACGCGCTGCCGACTCAGTTGGGCAAATGACCGTCGAAAAATCGTTCGGGATATCGATTTTAGCGGGTAGCGGCTCTCCGCCCCCCTGCACTGCAATCATCATCACCCACGCGGACAAGCTCATCGGCGGTTCCTTTTTTTGTTCGAAGGCAGGAGCTTAACGTGCGAGCGGAGGCGGGGTCAATCGATGGTCGTGCCTGTTTCCGCCAGAGCTTGGTGAATATGGCTGACCACCACCGATCCCTCTCCGACCGAAGATGCGACGCGCTTTACCGATCCCTTCCGCACGTCGCCGACGGCATAGATGCGCGGCCAGCTCGTTTCGAGGCGGCTTGGCATGCGGTCGAGCGACCAGCCCGCCTTGACCAGTTCGAGCGGCGCGATATCGGCGCCGGTCTTCACGAATCCGCGATCGTCGCACACCATCTCTTTGGGCAGCCACCGGGTGTTCGGAGTGGCACCAAGGAACAGGAACAGGAAGCGGCAATCGCAATGATCCTCGGCTCCCGTCTCGCGGCAGCGATAGGTCAGGCCGGCCAGATGCTCCTCGCCGTGCAGACCGACGACGTCGGTCGCGGGAATGATCTCGATGTTCGGATGCTCTTCGAGCCGCTTGACCAAATATTCGGACATCGTCTCGCGCAGGCTCGCACGGCGGAAGATAACATAGACCTTCTTTGCCACGCTCGCGAGATAGATGGCGCCCTGCCCCGCCGAGTTGCCCGATCCGACGACGGTCACCTCTGCATTGCCGCAGAGCTGCGCCTCCATCGGCGTCGCGCCATAATAAATGCCGCGGCCCTCATAGGATTCGATGCCCTCGATCGGCAGGCGCTGATATTCCGCGCCGCTCGCCACGACCACGGCACGGCTGCGCAGCTTGCGCCCGTCGGCAAGATGCAAGCAATAGGCATCGCCGTCGCGGTTGATCGACGTCGCGCGGACGGGCGCGACCAGTCGCGCGCCGAACTTCTGCGCCTGCACCGTCGCCCGGCGCGCCAGCTCATTCCCCGAAATGCCGGTTGGAAAACCCAGATAATTCTCGATCTTCGACGACGTGCCCGCCTGCCCGCCGGGCGCGAGCGAGTCGAGCGCGATCACCGTCAGCCCTTCGGACGCGGCATAGACCGCTGCCGCTAGCCCGCCGGGGCCGCTGCCGACGACGATGACATCAGCGGTCGCACCATCGGGTAACAGATCGAGCCCGAGCCCCGCCGCGAGCTGTTCGGGGGTCGGCTGAACGAGCACGTCGGCTGCGCCCAGGATGACCGCCGGCAACTGGTCGCCGGTCAGCCCCCGTTCGGCCATCAGATGCCCCGCGACCGGTCCGTCGGCGGGATCAAACCAGCGATGTGCGACACCATGCTTCATCAGCAGGTCGCGCAAGGCATAGACGCTGCGATCCATCGCCGCGCCGATGACGATCGTCACCGCGAAACCGCGATTATTGCTGAATTCGCGGCGGGCGGAAAGAACGCGGACGAAAATGTCCGAATAATAGGAGTTGCCGGCAATAAGACGCTGGAAATCGGCGTGGGCGATACGGATGACCTCGCCGTCGGCGCCCATCTCGACGCGCGACAGGTGGCGCTGTCCGGTCAGTACCGACAGGTCGCCCGCGAACTGGCCGTGCTCCATCCAGCCGACGCGCCTTCTCCCTTCATCGGTGGAGGCGAAAATATCGGTATGTCCCGAAAGGGTGATGATGCAATCGGGCGCCATCATGCCCTCCTCGACGATCAGATCACCGGCGCGATGCGACTCGATTGTGCCGAACGCCGCCAGTTCTTGGAGTTCCGCGTCGGAAAAGCTGTGATTAACGTCGGCGCGAGACACCATGGCGGGGAGGTCCTTTTCGGGTTTGGCGATGCGCCATCCCTAGCGCGGCGGTATGGCTTTGTCTCGCGTTTGCGCGGTTTGGCGCAGATCGGCCCCGGTTCGGCCCCGGTGTTACCGGACTATTACAAAATTGCGCGATAGGGTCTTTACAGGGGGGACCCCCCTGCATATATCGCCCTCCGCTGCCCCAGGGGGACTTCCAATAACCGCAAGGCAGCCTTGTCGTTTACCGTTTAATTTTGGGGGTCCCTTGAGTTGCACCAGCATCATAGCGCCCACGGGCTGATTCAGGCACTTTCGCCGATCGAACCTGTTACGCTTGTCCGCCCGCACGCCGCGCGGCGCGCAGCGCGTTTCTTCATCGAGCGTTTTCCCGGCACGACCATGTATGCGGTCAAGGCGAATCCGTCGCCTGACCTCTTGCGCGTGCTGTGGGATTCGGGTGTCACCCATTATGACGTCGCCTCGATTGCCGAAGTGCGTCTGGTTGCCCGCACGCTTCCCGAAGCAACGCTCTGCTTCATGCATCCGGTGAAGGCTGAGGAAGCGATTTCCGAAGCCTATTGGAAGCATGGCGTCCGCACCTTCTCGCTCGACACGCTCGACGAACTCGAAAAGATCGTCCGTGCGACCGAAGGCGCGCAGGATCTGAACCTGCTCGTGCGCCTGCGCGTCT
This sequence is a window from Sphingopyxis sp. USTB-05. Protein-coding genes within it:
- a CDS encoding carboxynorspermidine decarboxylase — its product is METRAGDPGAFARFDLTRVPSPAFIVDAAKVRANLALLRHIGDASGARVLAALKAFSMWSLGPTVIEYLDGVCASGIYEAKLGRGEYGGEVATYCAGYKEADLPEIAALSDHLIFNSPGQISRFRPLLDELRANGETFDIGLRINPMHSEGEVAKYDPAAPCSRLGFPISQLLPEHMEGVDGIHMHSLCEQDFPPLQRTWNAVQPMLRPFFSQLKWINFGGGHHVTRADYQVDDLIAFLKQVRASTNCDVMIEPGEAIALDAGILVGEILDLFDNGMQIGITDISATCHMPDVIEAPYRPAMLDEGDEGMPVRLGGPSCLAGDVIGDYRLPGGARIGQRFAFLDQAHYSMVKTNTFNGVPLPSIWLWDSESDALKLIREFGYEDFKTRLG
- a CDS encoding DMT family protein → MTAYLAPIGLLFVSNIFMTFAWYGQLGAVSRPVWLAVLIAWGIAFFEYCLVIPANRIGYGVYSAAELKTLQEVITLVIFAGFAVFWLGEKLTLNHLVGFGLIAAGAFFIFKGPIAV
- a CDS encoding FAD-dependent oxidoreductase — its product is MVSRADVNHSFSDAELQELAAFGTIESHRAGDLIVEEGMMAPDCIITLSGHTDIFASTDEGRRRVGWMEHGQFAGDLSVLTGQRHLSRVEMGADGEVIRIAHADFQRLIAGNSYYSDIFVRVLSARREFSNNRGFAVTIVIGAAMDRSVYALRDLLMKHGVAHRWFDPADGPVAGHLMAERGLTGDQLPAVILGAADVLVQPTPEQLAAGLGLDLLPDGATADVIVVGSGPGGLAAAVYAASEGLTVIALDSLAPGGQAGTSSKIENYLGFPTGISGNELARRATVQAQKFGARLVAPVRATSINRDGDAYCLHLADGRKLRSRAVVVASGAEYQRLPIEGIESYEGRGIYYGATPMEAQLCGNAEVTVVGSGNSAGQGAIYLASVAKKVYVIFRRASLRETMSEYLVKRLEEHPNIEIIPATDVVGLHGEEHLAGLTYRCRETGAEDHCDCRFLFLFLGATPNTRWLPKEMVCDDRGFVKTGADIAPLELVKAGWSLDRMPSRLETSWPRIYAVGDVRKGSVKRVASSVGEGSVVVSHIHQALAETGTTID